One Branchiostoma floridae strain S238N-H82 chromosome 1, Bfl_VNyyK, whole genome shotgun sequence genomic region harbors:
- the LOC118425217 gene encoding polycystic kidney disease protein 1-like 2 — translation MQVGVSTPTGHKLSPNPDYHYIVTVYTGFRMDAGTTAQVSLTVFGLQNESEPLTLRDDRRLLFGGGSVDSFLVSSVEWLGPLTHIHVWHDNAGSSPGWYLNKVVIQHVRSGRVDYFICNRWLALDEDDGRIDRMVFVASPEEMAKLSNLISERATKDFHDGHLFYSLVGRPARSPFTRAQRLACCMSTVYSAMLANIMFFGQGDKFDPPEPIRIMGVEIEPPISLPEIMIAIESALIVFPINALIVLLYRNAAPKPSSEPARKLADTKDAKPQDTGKGRGCRLPWWTATVAGMLAFAVSFVAAFFTVLYTLSFGRDKAEAWFTAFLASFVTDMILIQPVKVLVAAVVLGLLIRKPTTEDDPPHTEPTGDEESVLEQKDMLPAAEVSARGPLTGEDLARDRAHRIRRKMWRRTLQEIVIYGTFLSVLMVMSYTERSSLAFHMDNSVRRALQGGDSFSKISDPASYWTWLEQDVLPAVHCPAWYNGRSCEDSLTLPEHLTHAISPLQLRQVRTSQEQDCTIPDAMTHVVASCLDEYSTGDMDTGSYSGSWGVATNNTDHDNSTAPSPWDYTYGDINNGFLYVEEHGMYSGGGYTAALSKTLNASLQTLAHLRSDNWLDNRTRAVFMETVLYNPHANLIAVVTMTTEFSTTGHVSMATELVIFRIHHDGQVLLLVLRMVLMILLLFSLVREVLRFNAYMIAYLTDPWSWLEILTITTGMATMGLYFRAQGTTDEVSGQEGRAAFQLYRTAAMWYQVYTYLLGTLTCCTLVKFIRLLKFNKHVNALLYTMKKTARPLISFFVMSGIVFTAFALAANLIFGITVPGYSSMLGTYMSLFNMMLGSFPFAVLKESSPIWGPAIFLSFQCTIQFILLSMFMTIIMDVYMAVKGNDPEDVGMMGFLLEEVRGVAHKIKVTANRSETQPPAARERSRHQFTQLDQMHELLEELERKEKSREKELKEEKRREERNREERNRMVRYSESPNLWFV, via the exons ATGCAGGTGGGAGTGAGCACGCCAACTGGGCACAAGTTGAGCCCCAACCCTGACTACCATTACATAGTCACTGTCTACACAGGCTTTCGCATGGATGCCGGCACCACTGCACAG GTTTCGCTCACGGTGTTTGGTCTCCAAAATGAGAGCGAGCCATTGACCCTACGTGATGACAGACGGCTGCTTTTTGGAGGAGGCAGCGTGGATTCTTTCCTCGTGTCCTCTGTGGAGTGGCTCGGACCGCTCACACACATCCACGTCTGGCACGACAATGCCGGCTCCAGCCCTGGATG GTACCTGAATAAGGTGGTGATTCAACATGTGCGCTCAGGAAGGGTGGACTACTTCATCTGCAACAG GTGGCTTGCTCTGGATGAAGATGACGGCAGAATCGACCGCATGGTCTTTGTAGCCTCCCCAGAGGAGATGGCAAAACTGTCCAACCTGATCAGTGAAAGGGCCACAAA GGACTTTCACGACGGCCACTTATTCTACTCATTGGTTGGCCGCCCGGCCCGCAGCCCCTTCACGCGTGCCCAGCGCCTGGCGTGCTGCATGTCCACCGTTTACTCCGCCATGCTCGccaacatcatgttctttgGGCAGGGAGACAAATTCGACCCCCCAGAGCCCATCCGGATCATGGGAGTTGAAATAGAGCCTCCAATCTCCCTACCAGAG ATCATGATCGCCATAGAGAGTGCGCTCATCGTCTTCCCCATCAATGCCCTGATTGTACTGCTCTACAGGAACGCTGCTCCTAAACCAAGCAGCGAACCAGCTAGAAAACTTGCTGACACAAAAG ATGCCAAGCCCCAGGACACTGGAAAGGGAAGAGGATGCCGTCTGCCTTGGTGGACAGCAACAGTTG CCGGAATGCTGGCATTTGCCGTCAGCTTTGTTGCAGCGTTCTTCACGGTCCTGTACACCCTGAGTTTTGGACGTGACAAGGCGGAGGCGTGGTTTACCGCCTTTCTTGCATCATTTGTAACAGACATGATCCTGATCCAGCCAGTCAAGGTGCTGGTTGCAGCTGTCGTCCTTGGGCTACTCATCAGG AAACCAACAACAGAGGACGACCCGCCTCATACAGAACCTACAGGTGATGAAGA ATCTGTCCTGGAACAGAAAGACATGCTT CCTGCTGCTGAAGTGTCTGCCAGAGGCCCCCTCACTGGGGAAGACCTTGCCAGAGATAGAGCTCATCGCATCAGGAGGAAGATGTGGCGTCGAACGCTCCAGGAGATCGTGATTTACGGCACGTTCCTGTCCGTCCTGATGGTGATGTCCTACACCGAGAGGAGCAGCTTGGCCTTCCACATGGACAACTCTGTCAGGAGAGCTCTGCAAGGTGGTGACTCATTCTCAAAG ATATCAGATCCTGCGTCCTACTGGACGTGGCTGGAGCAGGACGTCCTGCCTGCTGTCCACTGTCCAGCCTGGTACAACGGGAGGTCATGTGAGGACAGCCTGACTCTACCCGAGCACCTCACCCACGCCATCTCCCCCTTACAACTACGACAAGTCCGCACCAGCCAAG AGCAAGACTGCACCATTCCTGATGCCATGACTCACGTCGTGGCCAGTTGTCTGGATGAGTACTCCACAGGTGACATGGACACAGGCAGCTACAGCGGCAGCTGGGGAGTGGCAACTAACAACACTGATCATGACAACAGCACTGCCCCGTCCCCATGGGACTACACATATGGGGATATCAATAATG GTTTCTTGTATGTTGAGGAGCATGGCATGTACTCCGGAGGGGGTTACACAGCAGCCCTCAGCAAGACACTCAACGCCAGCCTTCAGACCCTCGCACATCTTCGCTCTGACAACTGGCTGGACAACCGGACCCGAGCCGTCTTCATGGAGACAGTTCTGTACAACCCACACGCCAACCTCATTGCTgtggtaaccatgacaacagaGTTCAGCACCACCGGGCacgtctccatggcaaccgaGCTGGTGATCTTCAGGATCCACCACGATGGGCAGGTCCTGCTGCTGGTTCTACGGATGGTCCTGATGATCCTCCTGCTCTTCAGCCTGGTCAGGGAAG TCCTGAGGTTCAACGCATACATGATTGCCTACCTGACAGACCCCTGGAGCTGGCTGGAGATACTCACCATCACCACAGGCATGGCCACCATGGGGCTGTACTTCCGCGCCCAGGGCACGACAGACGAGGTCTCCGGACAGGAGGGCCGAGCCGCGTTCCAACTGTACCGAACCGCCGCCATGTGGTACCAGGTGTACACGTACCTGCTGGGCACGCTCACCTGCTGCACCCTGGTGAAGTTCATCCGCCTtctcaagttcaacaagcaCGTCAACGCGCTGCTGTACACCATGAAGAAGACGGCAAGGCCTCTCATCAGCTTCTTCGTCATGTCAGGCATCGTCTTCACGGCATTCGCACTAGCAGCTAACCTCATCTTCGGCATCACAGTACCGGGGTACAGCAGCATGCTGGGCACGTACATGAGCCTGTTCAACATGATGCTGGGATCGTTTCCGTTTGCCGTTTTAAAAGAGAGCTCGCCAATCTGGGGCCCTGCAATTTTCCTGTCCTTCCAGTGCACCATACAGTTCATCCTCCTGTCCATGTTCATGACCATCATCATGGATGTGTACATGGCAGTGAAGGGCAACGACCCCGAGGATGTAGGAATGATGGGGTTCCTGTTGGAGGAGGTGCGTGGGGTCGCACACAAGATCAAGGTCACCGCAAACAGGTCTGAAACACAGCCGCCAGCAGCTAGGGAACGCAGCCGCCATCAGTTCACTCAGCTGGACCAGATGCACGAGCTGTTAGAGGAGCTGGAAAGAAAGGAGAAAAGTAGAGAAAAGGAACTTAAAGAAGAGAAACGTAGAGAGGAGAGAAATAGAGAAGAGAGGAACAGAATGGTCCGGTACTCTGAGAGCCCTAACTTGTGGTTTGTGTGA
- the LOC118425314 gene encoding G-protein coupled receptor 6-like: protein MKHEHLHTPAYILMANLAASDVLTGIDFIFAGCSVLYYFHTETNPSETMLRLQFTFLLLSGLSSSYSLLALTAERYWFIVHGMTYVNNVTNEKCKVVVLIVWLWSVLLAMLPNFGWHCVSRAEEGCLRFVGGLASSYVVLILAFVFIPMAAIIFFNLSVFWCLWKHVNAIAAQEAAVGAPPSVSRKSAVTVVIITVVFLVGWLPFSIKMTMFTQDRVSLANMFVFIILNSAINPVIYGFRLREVRRGVARLFRNNHAGNVELDP, encoded by the coding sequence ATGAAACACGAGCATCTCCACACGCCCGCGTACATTCTCATGGCCAACCTGGCGGCAAGCGACGTTCTGACGGGTATAGACTTCATTTTTGCCGGTTGTTCGGTTTTGTACTACTTCCACACCGAGACCAACCCGTCCGAAACCATGTTGCGACTCCAGTTCACGTTCCTCTTGCTCTCCGGACTGTCCTCATCCTACAGTTTGCTAGCCTTGACGGCTGAGCGCTACTGGTTCATCGTCCACGGGATGACATACGTCAACAACGTCACCAACGAGAAGTGCAAGGTCGTTGTCTTGATCGTCTGGCTGTGGTCTGTGTTGCTGGCGATGCTGCCAAACTTCGGGTGGCACTGCGTGAGCCGTGCGGAGGAGGGATGCCTGCGGTTCGTCGGAGGATTGGCCTCCAGCTACGTGGTGCTCATCTTAGCGTTCGTTTTCATCCCGATGGCCGCGATCATCTTTTTCAACCTGAGCGTCTTCTGGTGTCTCTGGAAACACGTGAACGCCATCGCTGCACAAGAAGCCGCCGTGGGAGCCCCGCCGAGCGTCAGCAGAAAATCCGCGGTCACAGTCGTCATCATCACCGTGGTGTTCCTCGTGGGGTGGTTGCCATTTTCTATCAAGATGACCATGTTCACTCAAGACAGGGTTTCTCTCGCTAATATGTTTGTCTTCATCATCTTGAACTCCGCCATCAACCCTGTGATCTACGGGTTCCGTCTACGGGAGGTCCGACGGGGCGTCGCACGGCTCTTCCGTAACAACCACGCCGGAAACGTCGAACTCGATCCGTAG